The Nocardioides humi genome includes a region encoding these proteins:
- a CDS encoding nitroreductase family deazaflavin-dependent oxidoreductase — protein MPKLLPQVTWTDTTLQRLTGGRLSILDVAGLPNLMLTVRGRKSGIPRSTPLLCVPWQGGWLIAGSHFGGPKAPVWTINLRAAETVEVDYNRRRHTCTWRELTGDEKDRAWAHMVTIWPNYDKYTEWTDRVIPVFLLTLGSAQPRARQGPGP, from the coding sequence ATGCCGAAGCTGCTGCCCCAGGTCACCTGGACCGACACGACCCTCCAACGGCTGACCGGCGGGCGCCTGAGCATCCTGGACGTCGCCGGGCTGCCGAACCTGATGCTGACCGTGAGGGGCCGCAAGTCCGGCATCCCGCGCTCGACGCCGCTGCTCTGCGTGCCGTGGCAGGGCGGCTGGCTGATCGCCGGCTCCCACTTCGGCGGCCCGAAGGCGCCGGTGTGGACGATCAACCTGCGGGCGGCGGAGACCGTCGAGGTCGACTACAACCGCCGGCGCCACACCTGCACCTGGCGCGAGCTGACCGGGGACGAGAAGGACCGGGCGTGGGCGCACATGGTGACGATCTGGCCCAACTACGACAAGTACACGGAGTGGACCGACCGGGTCATCCCGGTGTTCCTGCTGACCCTCGGTAGCGCGCAGCCACGTGCACGACAGGGGCCCGGTCCGTGA